A genomic window from Glycine soja cultivar W05 chromosome 10, ASM419377v2, whole genome shotgun sequence includes:
- the LOC114371613 gene encoding uncharacterized protein LOC114371613 — MKRSIPEAFQGSISEGQSAKKFVEKIEQYFAKNEKVETSNLLAKLISMKYKGKGNIREYIMEMSNLASKLKSLKLELGEDLLEHLVLIPLPAHFGQLKVSYNTQKDKWSLNELISHCVQEEESL; from the coding sequence ATGAAGCGTTCTATTCCAGAGGCATTTCAGGGCTCTATTTCTGAGGGTCAAAGTGCAAAGAAATTCGTTGAGAAAATTGAACAGTATtttgccaaaaatgaaaaagtggaGACGAGTAACCTTTTGGCTAAACTCATCTCCATGAAGTATAAAGGCAAGGGAAACATAAGGGAGTACATTATGGAGATGTCCAATCTCGCATCAAAACTCAAATCACTTAAGTTAGAGCTTGGTGAAGACCTGCTCGAGCACTTGGTTTTGATCCCGCTTCCTGCACACTTTGGGCAATTAAAAGTGAGCTATAATACTCAGAAGGACAAATGGTCCCTCAATGAGCTTATATCTCACTGTGTGCAAGAGGAGGAGAGTCTGTAG